The Flavobacteriales bacterium genome contains a region encoding:
- a CDS encoding DNA starvation/stationary phase protection protein — MSTNQIGLNKEKSKQLATELNTLLANYQLFYQNLRGFHWNIKGSDFFVLHPKFEELYNDAIMKVDEIAERVLTLGETPYHTFSDYLKHSTIKEAANVSDGEGSVSATLSNFKTLLEIERRILDLSGEVGDEGTNSQMSDYITEQEKTVWMLTAYLGKK; from the coding sequence ATGAGTACCAATCAAATAGGATTGAACAAAGAAAAGTCGAAACAATTGGCCACGGAGTTGAACACGCTTTTGGCCAATTATCAACTGTTTTACCAGAACCTTCGCGGGTTCCATTGGAACATCAAAGGGTCGGATTTCTTCGTGCTTCACCCGAAGTTTGAAGAGCTTTACAACGATGCGATCATGAAAGTGGATGAGATTGCTGAACGTGTTCTGACGCTTGGCGAAACGCCTTACCACACTTTCAGCGATTACCTGAAGCACTCGACCATTAAAGAAGCGGCCAACGTTTCTGATGGCGAAGGCTCGGTTTCGGCCACGCTTTCCAACTTTAAAACGCTGCTCGAAATTGAACGCAGGATCCTTGATCTTTCTGGCGAAGTGGGCGATGAAGGAACCAACTCGCAAATGAGTGATTACATCACCGAGCAAGAAAAGACGGTTTGGATGCTGACGGCTTACCTCGGTAAGAAGTAA